The DNA sequence CTCGGACAACCTGAACAAGCTGCTGGAACGTTTCAAGAAACCGAAAAAGGTTTCCGACTTGCTCGACGAGGCGCAGGCATGAGGCCGGGCCTATCGGGATTATCGGAGCGAACCGCAGGGAACTTGAAGGAAATTTCCGGAACCGAAGCGGCCGCGAGCGGGAACGATCGCGCAGCGATCGGAAAGGAGAGTGGTACGACCGAGAGCCAGCGCGGCGCCGCGCCGGTGAAGTCCGCGCGCTCATGGTGCCTGTCCGCCCAGGCCCAGGTCCTTCCCAAGCTTTCGGTCGGCTTCGACAAGGCCGCCGGGCCCCAGGACGTGGCCGTCACCCTCGAGTTGGTGGCGATGCTCACCGTTCTCAGCCTGGCGCCCTCCATCCTCATCATGATGACCTGCTTTACGCGCATCGTGGTGGTGCTGACGTTCCTCAAGCAGGCCTTGGGCACCCAGAACGCGCCGCCCAACCAGATGCTGATGGGCCTTTCGCTGTTCCTGACCTTCTTCATCATGGGCCCCACCTTCAACCGGGTCAACGATGAGGCCTTGCAGCCCTACCTGGCCAAGAAGATCGATTACAAGGTGGCCATCGATAAGGGCATGGCGCCCATGCGCGAGTTCATGCTCAAGCAGGTGAACGAGAAGGACCTGGCCCTGATGGTTCGCATCAGCCGCTCCCCCACCCCCAAGAACGTGGAGGAGCTGAGCAACACGACCCTCATTCCCGCCTTTTGCATCAGCGAGCTCCGCTCGTCCTTCATCATAGGGTTCCTCATCTACATCCCGTTTCTGGTCATCGACATGGTGGTTTCCTCCGTGCTCATGTCCATGGGCATGATGATGTTGCCTCCCGTGATGATCTCCACCCCTTTCAAACTCATCCTTTTCGTGCTGGTCGATGGTTGGAACCTGGTCATCCAGCAGTTGGTGACGAGCTTCCGCTGAGGTCCCGATGAACGAAATCATGATCATCGATCTGGGGCGCAAGACCCTGATGATGGTGCTGCTGCTGAGCGGCCCCATGCTGATCCTGTCCCTGGTGGTCGGCCTTGCCGTCAGCGTATTCCAGGCGGCCACGCAAATCTCGGAAATGACCCTGACCTTCATACCCAAGCTGGTGGCCATGGGGGCGGCCCTGCTTATCTTCCTGCCCTGGATGCTTCAGCTCTTCAAGGGGTTTTTCGTCGAGCTCCTGGACATGATCCCGACCCTGTTGCGATGAGAAAAAAGGGTAAAGGGTAAAGGGTACAGGGTAAAGAGAGTGCAGATTACACCTACTTCCGAAACCCTTAACCCTTTACCCTGTACCCTTAACCCTAACAACGAATGACCACCCCCATCCCTCCGAGTCCCTTCGACGGCATCCCCGCCCTCCAGGACTTCACCACCGGCCAAATCGAAATCTGGCTGCTGGTCCTCCTGCGGGTCAGCGTGCTGGTTTTCCTCATGCCCATCCTCATCACCGACGACGTGCCGACGCGTTTCAAGGCGGCGCTTTCCTTCTTCCTCAGCATCATCCTCTTCCCCGCCCTTCCGCAAACCGCCATCGCCATTCCCGGCAACCTGGCGGCCTACATCTTCCTGGCCCTGAAGGAGATCTACATCGGGGCGGTGATGGGATTCGCCGGGACCTTCATCTTCGCGGGGCTGCGCTTCGCGGGCTCGTGGATCGATTCCGAGACGGGGTTCAACATGACCCAGATCTTCAATCCCATGGCGGGGGAAGAAGATACCCCGCTGGCCCACCTGATCTTCATCTTGTTCATCCTGATGCTGTTGGCCGGCGGCGGGCACGCCTTCTACCTGCAAGCCATGGCGGAGTCCTTCCGGCTCATCCCGCTTACGAGCGCGCATATGGCCTCGGGGAACATGGTCGCCGCCTTCGCCGCCATGACCGCCGAATCCTTCCTATTGGGGATGAAAACGGCGGCTCCCGTGATCGCCACCTTGTTCGTATCGTCCATCGCGTTGGCCATGATCGCGCGCATCATGCCGCAAATGAACGTTTGGATGGTCGGCATGCCCATGAAGATCGCCCTGGGGATGCTGACCCTCATGTTCGCCCTGCCCATGATGTGGCAGGCCTTCGCCAAGCAGCAAGCCGGGCTGCAAGCCTATTGGATCGGGCTCATGCGCCTGATGGGAGGCGCCTAAGTGGCCGCCGAAGACGACGGGAAAACAGAAGACCCGACAGGCAAAAAGGTTTCCGAAGCGCGCAACAAGGGCATGATCGGCAGAAGCTCGGACTTCCAGTCCGCGCTGATCATGCTGGCGGGGACCTGCATGATCTGGATGTATTCGGATCGATTGGTCGCCGGCATGCGCAATACCATGGTGGAAAGCTTTATGGCCATCGGGAATTTCGAATCCATCCCGGGGCGCTTCTTCTCCCTCGGCCAACAGGCCTTCATCGGGATCCTCAAGCTTCTTATCCCCGTGGTCGCGGGTATCACCCTGGTTTCGCTCACCTCTAGCGTCGCGCAGGTGGGCCTCCTGTGGTCGTGGGAGCCGCTGGGGCCCCACTTCGGGAAGATCTTTTCCCTGAGCGGCCTGGGGAAGCTGTTCTCGCCCTCCTCCTTCGTGGAAATCCTCAAGAGCGTGGCCAAGATGCTCGTCATCGGATTGGTCGCCTACAAGGTGGTGGCCTCGCATTACGGGAAATACCTGATGCTGGCGGACATGTCCTTGGGGCAATTCTGCCAGATGCTCTTCTCCGTAAGCGTGGAGATCATCATCAAGTCCG is a window from the Fibrobacterota bacterium genome containing:
- the fliP gene encoding flagellar type III secretion system pore protein FliP (The bacterial flagellar biogenesis protein FliP forms a type III secretion system (T3SS)-type pore required for flagellar assembly.) encodes the protein MRPGLSGLSERTAGNLKEISGTEAAASGNDRAAIGKESGTTESQRGAAPVKSARSWCLSAQAQVLPKLSVGFDKAAGPQDVAVTLELVAMLTVLSLAPSILIMMTCFTRIVVVLTFLKQALGTQNAPPNQMLMGLSLFLTFFIMGPTFNRVNDEALQPYLAKKIDYKVAIDKGMAPMREFMLKQVNEKDLALMVRISRSPTPKNVEELSNTTLIPAFCISELRSSFIIGFLIYIPFLVIDMVVSSVLMSMGMMMLPPVMISTPFKLILFVLVDGWNLVIQQLVTSFR
- the fliQ gene encoding flagellar biosynthesis protein FliQ, with protein sequence MNEIMIIDLGRKTLMMVLLLSGPMLILSLVVGLAVSVFQAATQISEMTLTFIPKLVAMGAALLIFLPWMLQLFKGFFVELLDMIPTLLR
- the fliR gene encoding flagellar biosynthetic protein FliR, whose product is MTTPIPPSPFDGIPALQDFTTGQIEIWLLVLLRVSVLVFLMPILITDDVPTRFKAALSFFLSIILFPALPQTAIAIPGNLAAYIFLALKEIYIGAVMGFAGTFIFAGLRFAGSWIDSETGFNMTQIFNPMAGEEDTPLAHLIFILFILMLLAGGGHAFYLQAMAESFRLIPLTSAHMASGNMVAAFAAMTAESFLLGMKTAAPVIATLFVSSIALAMIARIMPQMNVWMVGMPMKIALGMLTLMFALPMMWQAFAKQQAGLQAYWIGLMRLMGGA
- the flhB gene encoding flagellar biosynthesis protein FlhB; translation: MAAEDDGKTEDPTGKKVSEARNKGMIGRSSDFQSALIMLAGTCMIWMYSDRLVAGMRNTMVESFMAIGNFESIPGRFFSLGQQAFIGILKLLIPVVAGITLVSLTSSVAQVGLLWSWEPLGPHFGKIFSLSGLGKLFSPSSFVEILKSVAKMLVIGLVAYKVVASHYGKYLMLADMSLGQFCQMLFSVSVEIIIKSALVLLAIGVADLVYQKRKVHSELKMSKSEVKDEAKQSEGDPHIKGKIKTLRLQMHRNFMMKELPKATVVITNPTFIAIAIRYRQGEDQAPVVVAKGKRLIAERIRDMARKNDIPIVEDKPLARGMYDLAEPGEQIPEEFFAAVAEILAYVYSLKGTSVG